Below is a window of Brassica napus cultivar Da-Ae chromosome A5, Da-Ae, whole genome shotgun sequence DNA.
AGTCCATGCCTTTGGAGCCAAACGATGTGATTTGGAACTCTCTTTTAGCCGCTTGTCGTGTTCAGGGCAACGTGGAGATGGCTGCTTATGCAGCTGGGAAGATACGAGTCTTGGCTCCAAAGAGAACAGGGAGTTATGTGCTTCTCTCTAATGTTTACGCGTCAGCTGGAAGATGGAACGATGTGGCAAAAGTGAGGCTGAGTATGAAGGAGAAAGGATTACGCAAACCACCGGGAACTAGTTTAATAGAGATTCAAGGCAAGACTCATGAGTTTACATCAGGGGATGAGTCACACCCTGAGATGCCGAAAATAGAAGCAATGCTCGATGAAGTTAGCCGTGAGCTAGGCCATGTACCTGATCTCAGCAGTGTTCTGATGGATGTAGATGAGCAAGAGAAGAGATTCATGCTTAGCCGACACAGCGAGAAACTTGCAATGGCCTTTGGTCTCATCAGCACAAACAAAGGCACAAGAATAAGAATAGTAAAAAACCTGAGAGTATGTTCTGATTGTCATTCATTCGCAAAGTCAGCATCCAAAGTGTATAACAGAGAAATCGTTCTAAGAGACAATAACAGGTTTCATTTCATAAGTCAAGGCAAGTGTTCTTGTAATGACTTCTGGTGATTAcagagatgaaaaaaaaaagcattcaCAATACATTGTCTAAAATTTAAACAGAGAATGACTTAGATACAAAAAAAGGTGTTTATGATTGTGATAACTTGGGAATGATTGGATCAATCAACATGTGATACATAGGATCAGAACCCCAAAGCTCAGCAATCTGAAGATGAGAAGAAGTGAGCCGATGAATCTCTTCAACAAGCCAAATGGTAGCTTCAGCTTTCAAAGGATGAATGATCAAATCCAAGCTCTGATCGTCAGAACCACTACCCAGTCTTGCTTGATCCCAACGCTGTAATAGAACGTTCGTGAGGTAATGCAAAGGCTGACCATAAAGCTCCTTGATCGACATGCCTAACCCAACCCAGCTCGTGAACGGGATCAAAGAACCGCGGCTTGTCGGAAGAGGAAGCTCCTTCATGTAGCCTTGATACGTCTCTGCTCTCATCAGCAGCGAAActgatgcaaagattgaaactttttgGATTGTGGAAAAGGGGAGAAACAAGAGAGACATTGAATCACATTACCTTCGTCTTCGGCGACTGTAGGAGGTCTATCGATCGGCAAAAAGCCATCGCCGTCACTGATCTCAGCTTCGACATCAGAGGAGCTAGAGTCGTCTGATGCTCGTGGATTCATTGTCACGTCACTCTGCATGATCCCAGACGAGAAGTGAAATTATCTGAGAACGTACTACGACGGCACCGTTAAAACTAGGGCTTTTAAgggaagaagacgaagagggATAACTTGTACACGTGTCAGTTAAAACGTCACTTGTTGTTGTCAGTTGTGTTGCGTGAGGTaaccaaaaatccaaaattgaaattgaattaAAGTAAACCGATAAACCGGATTTAACCCGACGTAAACCAGCAAGCCTTAACCCTTTTTaacttgtttcttcttcttcctctcgcGCCGTCGTTCATTCTCTCTAAAACCCCTCTCAAGCAAAGTTGTTCAATCTTCTTCGTTTCGTTGTTAACTGTAAGCTTTCTTCTACTCCTTGATGTCAATCTCAGAGTATTACCTTCTTAGTTATAGACTGTAAATAGACCTCACATAGGTTAATAAAGCTATAAGCTTTCGTCCTTAGATATTGAATGAAGGTCACAGAACCAGTTATGGAGGCATTGCTTCTGTTAGATACAAACCCTAAT
It encodes the following:
- the LOC125608770 gene encoding protein RDM1-like, with translation MQSDVTMNPRASDDSSSSDVEAEISDGDGFLPIDRPPTVAEDEVSLLMRAETYQGYMKELPLPTSRGSLIPFTSWVGLGMSIKELYGQPLHYLTNVLLQRWDQARLGSGSDDQSLDLIIHPLKAEATIWLVEEIHRLTSSHLQIAELWGSDPMYHMLIDPIIPKLSQS